In Mus caroli chromosome 16, CAROLI_EIJ_v1.1, whole genome shotgun sequence, the sequence TTGTGAGTAAGGCTGTCTTCACTAGAGAGTCTCCTATGGAGTCTCCTGCATGCTGTTATGGCCTCTCTCAGactgtgtacatatattttaaaaaatattttgccttaatattttctttcctttctcttcttttttccagtTATTATTTCCCCATATCTCTATGAAAGTTACCCTATGCCTGTCATACCAAAACCAGAGATCCTCACCTCGGGAGCATACAGCCCTATTACTGTATGGACATCATCGGCAGCTCCATTCCACTCTCCTCTACCCAGTGGCCTTTCTCCTCTTACTGGATACTCCTCATCCTTGGGGCGTGTAagtccccctccttcctctgacACTTCATCCAAGGATCACAGTGGTTCAGAAAGTCCCATTAGTGACGAAGAGGAGAGACTGCAGCCAAAGCTTTCAGACCCCCATGCCATCGAAGCTGAGAAGTTTCAGTGCAATTTATGCAATAAGACCTATTCTACTTTCTCTGGGCTGGCCAAACACAAGCAGCTGCACTGTGATGCCCAGTCTAGGAAATCGTTCAGCTGCAAATACTGTGACAAGGAATATGTGAGCCTGGGTGCCCTGAAGATGCACATTCGAACCCACACATTGCCTTGTGTCTGCAAGATCTGTGGCAAGGCTTTCTCCAGACCCTGGCTGCTTCAAGGACACATTAGAACTCACACTGGTAAGAGAAATGTAGAAAACAATGCCTCTCAGCTCAAACAGTGGTGTGGTGGAGCTGTCTGTGGGGTATCTTAAGGGACTGACAGGGGGTGCTTTTCATAAGGTGAACCACTGATAGCTGCTTTCTGCTCTAAAGCTTGTTAGAACAGCAAGTGCCCCGTTCCAGCCTCTGCTCCAGGGATTGTAAACAGCATTTAGACTTTGGAAAGCACATGCAGGAGATTTGGTCTCAAAGATCAGTTAGAAAGCAAGATTGAGGTGTTTGGTGTGTGTTCTGCAGAACTGATAGTCAGTAAATACAAATGCCTGGCTCCTAATGTTGATTTGATAAACAGGCAGAGGGGGTTCCTATAGTTTTTTTGGCTATACTTTTTGCTATGAATTCTGCCAACTCTTGACTAGTTTAGTAAATGGGACTAAATTGGATCTGGCcgtgtgcttgtttgtttcattttcttgttgctgatttttaaaaaaaagcccaaaGCATAAAATCATATGCAGGAAGTCATGGCATTTATCCAGTCTTAGTCATCACACAGAAAGGAGACACACTGGAAATGGAGGGAGCTACTCATCACTGCTGCACCTGTGGAAGCAGAAACCCTTAGCAAGAAAAAGCCCTAACActgactgtgtgtctgtctggcaGAACTGAAGCTGTTTGGctgatattttaaagttttgttttaaaaggccAAATAGGAATATAATTACATAACTGGGGGTTGATATGATCAAGCTATGATAATTCTTATTCTTCTGATAAGCTACTGTTGATGTTCATTAATATTACTTGATTTGTGTCCTATAAAAAGCTGActgtcttttattttcccttacCCTACCTCAAACAGGGGAAAAGCCTTTCTCTTGCCCTCACTGCAATAGGGCTTTTGCAGACAGATCAAACCTGAGGGCACATCTGCAGACCCACTCTGATGTAAAGAAATACCAGTGCAAAAACTGCTCCAAAACCTTCTCCAGAATGTCGCTTCTGCATAAACATGAGGAGTCTGGCTGCTGTGTGGCACACTGAGTGGCGCAACCAGTGTTTACTCAAACAGAATGCATTTCTTCACTCCaatgacaaatgacaaatgaaaGTCCAAAGACATTTTCTCATGTGCTTACCAACCAAATAGTATGTATAAAACCACAaaagagtcacacacacacacacacacacacacacacacacagatagacagacagacagacacacacacactacagaacAGAATCTATGTACTTAAAGAATTCCTTCTATGTgaagtttaaaattatatttactgaCAGCTAGATTGAAAGGATAAAAGATAAGAATCTTTCTCTTTAAAGATGAAGTGAAAAGCACATTGCATCTTTTCTTACTAAGAAAGAATACAGAGATTTACACTGCTGCCAAACCATTTCAACCAAAGGAACAGTATTTCTTCTTAATAGAATTGTAATAGTGTTTCCAAGAGGAAGAGAGTCTGCCAGACACTATCTCAGGTGCCTTATAAAGTACTCCAAGTTTACTTCCTTAAATGTATGATGCCTGGTTGTCATCAGTGAATGACAGCCTTTTCTGAATTACCTACAATGTCTTAAAACTATattgttaagagaaaaaaaaaaaccaaaaacaagaaaaagaacagaacacaAGAGAATGTATTAAagtattcttgttttgttttatttttgccatgTGTGCCTTGGAAGAGGAGTGAAAGACAAACTTCAAACATTCCTGGTGCGTGtcccatgtctttctttttaaaaaagaatattaatgttttataatacaaagtaatgaaaatatgCAAAAGAATTTCTTAGACATTCAGTAATGtacttagacttttaaaaattcatgtgatGGATGCAGTAATACAATGCCCCTCCAAGTGCCTGTCTTAATGACTTGTGTAGTTGATGAACTGATgtaaatttgtgtttatttttatacaactGAATGAACTCTGTATGAAAGTGAGGTACGGTTAATAGCCACGCCTATATTCAACCAG encodes:
- the Snai2 gene encoding zinc finger protein SNAI2, which encodes MPRSFLVKKHFNASKKPNYSELDTHTVIISPYLYESYPMPVIPKPEILTSGAYSPITVWTSSAAPFHSPLPSGLSPLTGYSSSLGRVSPPPSSDTSSKDHSGSESPISDEEERLQPKLSDPHAIEAEKFQCNLCNKTYSTFSGLAKHKQLHCDAQSRKSFSCKYCDKEYVSLGALKMHIRTHTLPCVCKICGKAFSRPWLLQGHIRTHTGEKPFSCPHCNRAFADRSNLRAHLQTHSDVKKYQCKNCSKTFSRMSLLHKHEESGCCVAH